Proteins encoded together in one Theileria parva strain Muguga chromosome 3 map unlocalized ctg_530, whole genome shotgun sequence window:
- the PRPF8 gene encoding PROCN (NUC071) domain protein — MELDSKLESDPSNDPGQDSNHNTENQQIPTPNTDFTNTNTQFEPNNTYNTAENTHNIADNTHNITDISEITLGNPQVPTTNPQFMPENVPNLPFPPGNIPILNPGNIPMIPMPPPGTVPFPIPMPSTVPMPGTIPMPGTIPMPSTIPMPMMPIPNGIPMPPMPNTVPVPMPMPMMPTNIIPNMPISPPPGFNPTANSVTVNGVNGVNSVNGVNSVNSVNSVNSVNAVNSVNGTEGSSEVRFHFGDFERLQDKARKWQKLNTKKFSKPSNAAAASSLNLQMPPEHVRKVIRDHGDMSSRRYRYDKRVYLGALKYVPHAVYKLLENMPMPWEQVRNVRTLYHITGAITFVDEIPWVADPIFLAQWGTMWIMMRREKRDRRHFKRMRFPPFDDEEPPIDYGENILDLEPLEAIQMQLDPEEDQSVIEWFYDHKPLQYNCKHINGTSYRRWFLTLEQMAVLFRLASQLFSDILDDNYFYLFNLKAFYTAKALNTAIPGGPKFEPLYRDIDDDEDWNEFNDISKLIIRQQIRTEYKIAFPYLYNSRPRKVAMANYHTKLCSYIRHEDPDLPIFHFDPIINPIPSYTIDNIDYRVKDYSIKGLDSAVNGVGTMVNGVGDYSIKGMEFSDANCINGINGVNEVNGINGVDGVNGVNGVNEVNGVNGVNGVKGDKKVEKEKKRERRSRSRERKRSRSRSRERRSKRDRRHRSRDRRSRSRDRRSRSRDRTTREKDKSKNTNTDKHTVTKPVKPTADTTTNHTTNDATSQTTIQTANHINNVYTPNPHTTKSITPTHTPVEYGLGEIKPLLSFVELENERTGNGVSLYWAPHPFNKRSGMCRRAIDLPIVNSWYREHVPKDYPVKVRVSYQKLLKGWVISNLHSKRPKGMKKRRLFKVFRGTKFFQSTELDWVEVGLQVCRQGYNMLNLLIHRKNLNYLHLDYNFNLKPVKTLTTKERKKSRFGNAFHLCREILRLTKLVVDSHVQYRLGNVDAYQLADGLQYIFSHVGQLTGMYRYKYRLMRQVRMCKDLKHLIYYRFNTGPVGKGPGCGFWVCGWRVWCFFLRGILPLLERWLGNLLARQFEGRITKGVAKTVTKQRVESHFDLELRAAVMHDILDMMPEGIRASKSRTILQHLSEAWRCWKANIPWKVPQLPSPIENMILRYVKLKADWWTNACYYNRERIKRGATVDKTVCRKNLGRLTRLYLKSEHERQHNYLKDGPYLSGEEAVAIYTTAVHWLESRKFVHIPFPPLNYKHDTKILILSLEQLKEPYASKGRLNQSQREELGLIEQAYDNPHECLSRIKRHLLTQRAFKEVTIEFFDMYSHLIPVYDIDPLEKITDAYLNQYLWYEADNRKLFPNWIKPSDSEPPPLLVYKLCQGINNFTNIWDTFDAVSGEPTYVVLLCTKYDKVYEKVDLTLLNRLLRLIVDHNIADYITAKNNVSIAFKDMSHVNSFGFLRGLQFSPFVFMYYSLVLDLLLLGLGRATEIAGPYNAENEFLTFPSAEIELRHPIRMFMRFIDELYILFKFTAEEARQLVQRYLTENPDPNNENVVGYNNKSCWPKDCRMRLMKHDVNLGRAAFWEMQSRLPRSITTLEWSDSFVSVYSKDNPNLLFSLCGFEVRIRRYGAANSVSDTTVGTVDTVKLSESSWRLQNMKTKQLSAIAYLRVSNESMSMFENRVRQILMSSGSTTFTKIANKWNTALISLMTYFREATIHTNELLDLLVKCENKIQTRIKIGLNSKMPSRFPPVVFYSPKELGGLGMLSMGHILIPQSDLRYSKQTDAGITHFRSGMSHEDNQLIPNLYRYIQTWESEFIESQRVWAEYALKRQEAQQQNRRLTLEDLEDSWDRGIPRINTLFQKDRHTLAYDKGWRVTLYFRKYQVLRFNPFWWTHQRHDGKLWNLNNYRTDMIQALGGVEAILEHTLFKGTYFSTWEGLFWEKASGFEESMKYKKLTNAQRSGLTQIPNRRFTLWWSPTINRANVYVGFQVQLDLTGIFMHGKLPTLKISLIQIFRAHLWQKIHESIVMDLCQVLDMELDSLEIETVQKETIHPRKSYKMNSSCADILVTSSYKWRFGKPSLLTDTTPIEKLENGTKYWIDVQLRWGDYDSHDIERYSRSKFLDYTGDSMSIYPCPTGCLIAVDLAYNLHSGYGYWFEGMRELMVRAMNKIMKANPALFVLRERIRKSLQLYSSEPTEPYLSSQNMGELFGSQTIWFVDDTNVYRVTIHKTFEGNLTTKPVNGAIFIFNPKTGQLFLKVIHTSVWAGQKRLSQLSKWKTAEEVVALIRSLPVEEQPKQIIVTRRGMLDPLEVHLVDFPNIVIKGSELQLPYQSIMKLEKFGDLILRATQPEMVLFNLYDDWLKSISSYTAFSRLILILRAIHVNPERAKCILKPNKTTITLPHHVWPNLTDNEWINVEIALKDLILADYAKRNSVTVTSLTQTEIRDIILGMEIAPPDVQRQQIEENIEVGPKSVTTKTVNVHGDEIVVTTQSPHEQQVFASKTDWRNRCLASGTLHLRAKHIYVVPVESEQVIVLPNNLIKKLISIADLRTQVGAYLYAKVEKTDHTVYSIVCMVLVPQVGTHKSIVLPKLKPEHEALSELVPIGWIFTRPNEGEIEQQTLEMHQKMINDFSWEPSAVMATCTFTPGSCAIAAKRLVNALEKPQNLQLEKVQVLVSDTFKGFFLVPVDGAWNYNFMGAKHSPHMNFQLQIEVPKPFYDPIHRPLHFIQFAHTAQEKTFEDDDPLS, encoded by the exons ATGGAGTTGGATTCAAAGTTGGAATCTGATCCTTCAAATGATCCAGGACAAGATTCCAACCACAACACAGAAAATCAACAAATTCCAACACCAAACACTGATTTTACAAACACAAATACTCAATTTGAACCCAATAACACTTACAATACAGCTGAGAACACTCATAATATTGCTGATAACACTCATAATATAACTGATATTTCAGAGATTACACTTGGAAATCCTCAAGTTCCTACTACAAATCCTCAGTTTATGCCTGAAAATGTACCAAATCTGCCCTTTCCACCCGGTAATATACCCATCCTCAATCCAG gtAATATCCCTATGATTCCAATGCCACCACCGGGTACCGTACCTTTTCCAATACCTATGCCTAGTACTGTGCCAATGCCTGGTACTATACCAATGCCTGGTACTATACCAATGCCTAGTACTATACCAATGCCGATGATGCCTATACCGAATGGTATACCGATGCCCCCAATGCCTAACACTGTGCCCGTACCAATGCCCATGCCTATGATGCCCACTAATATTATTCCTAACATGCCCATTAGTCCTCCACCAGGATTCAATCCCACCGCTAACTCTGTTACTGTTAACGGTGTTAACggtgttaacagtgttaatgGTGTGAACAGTGtgaatagtgtaaatagtgtgaatagtgtAAATGCTGTGAATAGTGTTAACGGTACTGAAGGTAGTTCGGAGGTCAGGTTCCACTTTGGGGACTTTGAGCGTTTGCAGGATAAGGCTCGAAAGTGGCAAAAACTAAAcactaaaaaattttctaaGCCCTCAAACGCCGCGGCGGCGAGTTCGCTAAACTTACAAATGCCGCCGGAGCATGTGAGGAAGGTGATTCGTGACCACGGTGACATGAGTAGTCGCAGGTATCGCTATGACAAGCGTGTGTACCTGGGAGCGTTAAAGTATGTACCGCACGCAGTGTATAAACTGTTAGAGAACATGCCAATGCCGTGGGAGCAAGTGAGGAATGTGCGGACGCTGTACCACATAACAGGCGCCATAACATTTGTAGATGAGATACCGTGGGTGGCTGATCCGATCTTCCTAGCGCAATGGGGGACCATGTGGATCATGATGCGTCGTGAGAAAAGAGACAGACGCCACTTCAAGCGCATGAGATTTCCGCCATTTGACGACGAAGAACCGCCAATAGATTATGGTGAGAATATATTGGACTTGGAACCGCTGGAAGCTATACAAATGCAACTTGATCCTGAAGAGGATCAAAGCGTAATTGAGTGGTTCTATGATCATAAACCGCTGCAATACAATTGTAAACACATCAACGGCACAAGTTACAGAAGATGGTTTCTAACGCTGGAGCAAATGGCCGTGCTGTTCCGCCTGGCATCACAACTGTTCTCTGATATTTTGGACGATAATTACTTTTACTTGTTTAATTTGAAGGCGTTTTACACGGCGAAGGCGCTGAATACGGCGATTCCGGGCGGGCCGAAATTTGAGCCTCTGTACCGTGACATCGATGATGACGAAGACTGGAATGAGTTCAATGATATAAGTAAACTAATCATTAGACAACAGATAAGAACAGAGTATAAAATAGCATTTCCATACTTATACAACTCTAGACCCAGGAAAGTCGCCATGGCCAATTATCACACTAAGTTGTGCTCGTACATCAGACATGAAGATCCAGACCTGCCAATCTTTCATTTTGATCCCATTATTAACCCCATTCCTTCGTATACCATTGATAATATAGATTATAGAGTTAAGGATTATAGTATCAAGGGGCTGGATAGTGCCGTCAATGGAGTTGGCACCATGGTCAATGGTGTAGGAGACTACAGCATCAAAGGCATGGAATTCAGTGATGCCAACTGTATTAATGGTATCAATGGTGTAAATGAGGTTAATGGTATCAATGGTGTAGATGGAGTAAATGGTGTTAACGGTGTAAATGAGGTTAACGGTGTAAATGGTGTTAACGGTGTAAAAGGTGATAAAAAGGTTGAGAAGGAAAAGAAGAGAGAAAGAAGAAGTCGAAGTAGAGAAAGAAAGAGAAGTCGTAGCAGATCAAGAGAAAGAAGAAGTAAAAGAGATAGAAGACATAGGTCTAGGGATAGAAGAAGTCGATCAAGAGACCGTAGGAGTAGGTCTAGAGATAGAACTACTAGAGAAAAGgataaaagtaaaaatactaatactGACAAGCACACTG tcACTAAACCCGTGAAACCCACTGCCGACACTACTACAAATCATACCACTAATGATGCTACTAGTCAAACTACTATTCAAACTGCAAATCACATTAACAACGTTTATACACCTAATCCACACACTACGAAAAGTATTACTCCCACCCATACGCCAGTGGAGTATGGGTTGGGTGAAATAAAACCGTTGTTATCATTTGTGGAGTTGGAGAATGAGAGGACTGGGAATGGAGTAAGTTTATACTGGGCGCCACATCCGTTTAATAAGCGCAGCGGGATGTGTCGTCGAGCGATAGATTTACCAATAGTGAATTCATGGTATAGAGAACATGTACCAAAGGATTATCCGGTGAAAGTGAGAGTAAGTTACCAGAAACTATTAAAGGGCTGGGTCATCAGTAATTTACACAGTAAGAGACCAAAAGGAATGAAGAAAAGAAGATTGTTCAAGGTGTTTAGAGGGACTAAATTCTTTCAGAGCACTGAGTTGGACTGGGTGGAAGTAGGGCTCCAGGTGTGTCGCCAAGGTTACAATATGCTAAACCTGCTAATACACAGGAAGAATCTCAATTACCTCCATTTAGactataattttaacctaAAGCCCGTGAAAACATTGACTACTAAGGAGAGAAAAAAGTCAAGATTTGGTAATGCGTTTCATCTGTGCAGGGAGATACTGAGGCTGACGAAGTTGGTAGTAGACTCGCATGTGCAGTACAGATTAGGAAATGTGGATGCATATCAGCTGGCAGACGGACTACAGTATATATTCTCCCATGTGGGTCAATTGACGGGAATGTACCGGTATAAATACCGTTTAATGCGTCAagtaagaatgtgtaaggaTTTGAAGCATTTGATATATTATCGATTTAACACTGGACCTGTGGGAAAAGGGCCAGGATGTGGTTTCTGGGTCTGTGGCTGGCGTGTATGGTGTTTTTTCCTGAGAGGGATTTTACCCCTGTTGGAACGCTGGCTTGGGAATTTACTAGCACGTCAATTTGAAGGTAGAATTACCAAAGGCGTGGCTAAAACCGTGACGAAACAAAGAGTTGAGTCACACTTCGATCTAGAACTACGTGCAGCAGTTATGCATGATATTTTAGATATGATGCCAGAAGGAATACGTGCCAGTAAGAGTAGAACAATTTTGCAACATTTGTCTGAGGCGTGGCGTTGTTGGAAGGCGAATATACCCTGGAAAGTGCCACAGTTGCCGTCACCGATCGAGAATATGATCTTGAGATATGTCAAGTTAAAAGCTGACTGGTGGACTAACGCGTGTTACTATAACAGGGAACGTATAAAAAGAGGCGCCACAGTAGATAAAACAGTGTGTCGTAAGAATCTGGGCCGTTTGACCAGATTATACCTCAAATCTGAGCATGAGAGACAgcataattatttaaaagaCGGGCCGTATTTATCAGGAGAGGAAGCTGTGGCGATTTATACCACGGCCGTACACTGGCTAGAGTCGAGGAAATTCGTGCATATCCCATTCCCGCCCTTGAATTATAAACACGACACTAAGATATTAATATTGAGTTTAGAACAGTTGAAGGAGCCGTATGCATCCAAGGGTAGGTTAAATCAGTCACAAAGAGAAGAGTTGGGCCTGATAGAACAGGCGTATGATAATCCACATGAGTGTTTAAGTAGAATTAAACGTCATCTCCTGACACAGCGAGCGTTTAAAGAAGTTACTATAGAATTTTTTGACATGTATTCTCACTTGATACCGGTTTATGATATTGATCCGCTGGAAAAAATTACTGACGCCTATTTGAATCAGTACCTATGGTATGAAGCGGATAATAGGAAGTTGTTCCCAAATTGGATTAAACCTTCAGACTCAGAACCGCCGCCACTCCTGGTATACAAACTATGCCAAGgcattaataattttaccaaCATCTGGGATACCTTTGACGCCGTTAGCGGGGAACCCACCTACGTAGTACTGCTCTGTACGAAATATGATAAAGTGTATGAAAAAGTTGATCTGACCCTGTTAAACAGATTGTTAAGGTTGATCGTGGATCATAATATAGCGGATTATATAACGGCCAAGAACAATGTGTCAATAGCGTTTAAGGACATGTCACACGTGAATAGTTTTGGATTTTTAAGAGGATTGCAGTTTTCACCGTTTGTCTTCATGTATTATTCTCTGGTGCTGGATTTGCTGTTGCTGGGACTAGGCAGGGCTACGGAAATTGCAGGTCCCTACAACGCTGAAAATGAATTCCTCACGTTTCCCTCTGCAGAAATTGAATTACGCCACCCGATCCGAATGTTCATGAGGTTCATTGACGAATTGTATATACTGTTTAAATTCACCGCGGAAGAGGCGAGACAGTTGGTACAGAGGTATTTGACGGAGAACCCAGACCCGAATAACGAAAATGTGGTGggatataataataaaagcTGCTGGCCGAAAGATTGCAGAATGAGACTAATGAAACACGACGTTAATCTTGGAAGAGCGGCATTCTGGGAAATGCAATCACGCTTGCCAAGATCCATCACCACTCTCGAATGGTCAGACTCTTTCGTATCCGTCTACAGTAAAGATAACCCCAACCTACTCTTCTCCTTATGCGGTTTCGAAGTTAGAATTAGGAGGTACGGCGCGGCTAACTCAGTGAGTGATACCACAGTGGGCACAGTGGATACCGTAAAATTATCAGAGAGTAGTTGGAGACTACAGAATATGAAGACGAAACAACTAAGTGCAATAGCCTATCTACGTGTATCAAACGAGAGCATGAGCATGTTTGAGAACAGAGTGAGGCAAATATTAATGTCTAGTGGAAGCACGACATTTACGAAAATAGCAAATAAATGGAATACGGCGTTAATATCACTAATGACATACTTCAGAGAAGCAACAATACACACCAATGAACTCTTGGACCTCCTGGTCAAATGTGAGAATAAGATACAAACGAGGATCAAAATCGggttaaatagtaaaatgCCAAGCAGATTCCCACCAGTGGTCTTTTATAGTCCCAAGGAGCTGGGTGGCCTAGGCATGCTTTCCATGGGACATATTCTCATTCCACAGTCTGATTTACGCTATAGTAAACAAACTGATGCTGGGATCACACATTTCCGCAGTGGCATGTCACATGAAGATAATCAACTCATACCAAATCTTTACAG GTATATCCAAACGTGGGAGAGTGAGTTTATAGAGAGTCAGCGCGTGTGGGCGGAGTATGCATTGAAGCGTCAGGAGGCGCAGCAGCAGAATCGGCGTCTGACATTGGAAGATTTGGAGGACTCATGGGACAGAGGAATCCCGAGAATAAACACGTTGTTTCAGAAGGATAGACACACGTTGGCATATGACAAGGGCTGGCGTGTGACGTTGTATTTCAGGAAATACCAAGTGCTGAGATTTAACCCGTTTTGGTGGACACACCAACGCCATGATGGAAAGTTATGGAATTTGAACAATTACAGGACAGACATGATCCAGGCACTGGGCGGAGTGGAGGCAATTCTGGAGCACACGCTGTTTAAGGGAACATATTTCTCAACGTGGGAAGGTTTATTCTGGGAAAAGGCGTCAGGATTTGAGGAGTCAATgaagtataaaaaattaacaaacgCACAGCGCAGCGGACTAACACAAATACCAAACCGTAGATTTACACTCTGGTGGTCGCCAACGATAAACAGAGCGAATGTGTATGTTGGATTCCAAGTACAGCTAGACCTCACGGGAATATTCATGCACGGGAAATTGCCCACCTTAAAAATCTCACTGATTCAAATATTCAGAGCACATCTGTGGCAGAAAATACACGAAAGTATCGTCATGGATTTGTGCCAGGTGCTGGATATGGAGTTGGACTCGTTGGAAATTGAAACGGTGCAAAAGGAAACAATCCACCCAAGAAAATcatataaaatgaatagCTCATGCGCAGATATACTAGTGACATCGTCGTACAAGTGGAGATTCGGGAAACCATCACTACTCACAGATACAACACCAAttgaaaaat TGGAGAATGGAACCAAGTATTGGATAGACGTGCAGTTGCGTTGGGGGGATTACGATTCACACGATATAGAAAGATACTCAAGGTCGAAGTTTCTGGACTACACGGGGGACAGCATGTCGATATACCCGTGTCCAACAGGATGCCTGATAGCGGTGGATTTAgcatataatttacacagcGGATACGGGTACTGGTTTGAAGGAATGAGAGAGTTAATGGTCAGAGCaatgaataaaatcatGAAGGCAAACCCGGCATTATTTGTGTTGAGAGAAAGAATAAGAAAGAGTTTACAGCTATACAGTAGTGAGCCGACAGAACCGTATCTGTCCTCACAGAACATGGGTGAGTTATTTGGCTCCCAGACGATCTGGTTCGTGGATGACACGAATGTATACCGTGTAACAATACATAAGACGTTTGAAGGTAATTTAACAACAAAGCCCGTAAACGGTGCGattttcatatttaacCCGAAGACCGGTCAGTTGTTCCTAAAAGTCATTCACACATCTGTATGGGCAGGACAGAAACGTCTATCACAACTTTCTAAGTGGAAAACAGCAGAAGAAGTCGTGGCACTTATCAGATCACTGCCCGTGGAAGAACAACCGAAGCAAATAATAGTAACGAGACGTGGAATGTTAGACCCGTTAGAGGTACATTTAGTGGACTTCCCCAACATTGTGATCAAGGGTAGTGAATTACAGTTGCCGTATCAGTCAATAATGAAGTTGGAGAAGTTTGGCGACCTGATATTAAGAGCGACACAGCCGGAAATGGTACTCTTCAATCTCTATGACGACTGGCTCAAGAGTATCAGCAGTTACACAGCATTCAGcagattaattttaattttgagaGCAATTCATGTGAATCCGGAGAGAGCCAAATGTATCCTAAAACCCAATAAAACAACTATTACCCTGCCGCATCATGTGTGGCCGAATTTGACAGATAATGAATGGATAAATGTGGAAATAGCACTAAAGGACTTGATTCTAGCGGACTACGCCAAGAGGAATTCAGTCACCGTAACCTCGCTGACTCAGACGGAAATAAGAGACATAATCTTGGGAATGGAAATAGCGCCACCGGATGTACAACGACAACAAATTGAAGAGAATATAGAAGTGGGCCCCAAATCTGTGACCACTAAAACGGTAAATGTGCATGGAGATGAGATTGTAGTTACCACACAGTCGCCACATGAACAACAAGTGTTTGCCAGTAAAACTGATTGGAGGAACCGTTGTCTGGCATCAGGAACATTACACCTGAGAGCTAAACATATTTATGTAGTCCCAGTGGAGTCGGAACAGGTAATTGTACTaccaaataatttgataaagaAGTTAATATCAATTGCTGATTTAAGAACACAAGTTGGAGCTTATTTATACGCCAAAGTTGAAAAAACAGATCATACAG TCTATTCAATAGTGTGTATGGTATTGGTGCCACAAGTGGGAACGCACAAGAGCATTGTGTTGCCAAAATTGAAGCCAGAACACGAGGCATTGAGTGAGTTAGTGCCAATTGGCTGGATATTCACACGTCCCAATGAGGGAGAAATTGAACAACAAACGTTGGAAATGCACCAGAAGATGATTAATGATTTTAGTTGGGAGCCCTCAGCAGTGATGGCGACATGTACATTTACACCAGGATCCTGTGCAATCGCAGCTAAAAGATTAGTAAACGCATTAGAAAAGCCGCAGAATTTGCAATTGGAGAAGGTGCAAGTTCTAGTGTCTGACACGTTTAAAGGGTTTTTCCTGGTACCAGTAGACGGCGCCTGGAATTATAACTTTATGGGAGCGAAACACTCACCGCATATGAACTTTCAGTTACAAATTGAAGTCCCAAAACCCTTTTATGATCCGATCCACAGACCACTCCACTTCATACAATTCGCACACACGGCACAGGAAAAAACATTCGAAGACGATGATCCACTTTCATAG
- the PAG1 gene encoding Proteasome subunit family protein — MVGIGAGYDLSVSTFSPDGRVFQVEYATKAVDSAPTAVAAVFSDGIVFAADSLACGAQDDSPYANVLQAKPAWRVFAVDERMGAAVAGLLPDAKCVVRRAQEECKSFLKEYGTKAPVRVIAERVALFVHAYTLYWHVRPFGVSILLAGTNENNSRTTYSVLQLFTSYELYCIEGSGACYKYGGMAIGKGKHIAKTELEKLNLKEKKCKESLSDICYIISQCRDEGSLKTSDVQMAWICPDSNNTFQIIPQELINDAKSQATTQQANS, encoded by the exons ATGGTTGGAATTGGAGCGGGGTATGATTTATCTGTATCAACGTTTTCCCCGGATGGCCGGGTATTTCAGGTGGAATACGCCACTAAAGCTGTAGATTCAGCGCCGACAGCTGTTGCCGCTGTCTTCTCTGATGGGATCGTTTTCGCCGCAGATTCTCTGGCTTGTGGCGCTCAAGACGATTCACCCTACGCTAACGTGTTACAGGCGAAACCGGCTTGGCGTGTTTTCGCAGTAGACGAACGTATGGGAGCGGCTGTGGCAGGTTTATTACCAGACGCCAAATGCGTAGTCAGAAGAGCGCAAGAAGAATGCAAATCATTCCTCAAAGAATATGGCACAAAAGCACCAGTAAGAGTCATAGCAGAGCGTGTAGCATTGTTCGTTCACGCTTACACGCTGTATTGGCACGTTAGACCATTTGGAGTCTCAATTCTCCTCGCAGGAAccaatgaaaataattcaCGTACCACTTACTCAGTTCTACAGTTATTTACCAGTT ATGAGTTGTATTGTATTGAGGGTAGTGGCGCGTGTTATAAGTATGGCGGGATGGCAATTGGAAAGGGAAAGCACATAGCAAAAACGGAGCtggaaaaattaaatttaaaggaAAAAAAGTGTAAAGAATCGTTGTCGGATatttgttatataatttctCAGTGTAGAGACGAAGGTTCACTGAAGACGAGTGATGTTCAAATGGCCTGGATCTGCCCTGATTCCAACAATACTTTCCAAATCATACCACAGGAACTCATCAACGACGCCAAATCTCAAGCCACCACACAACAAGCCAATTCATAA
- the U2AF35B gene encoding Splicing factor U2af small subunit A produces MAEHLARIIGTEEDRVNCPFFWKIGACRHGDQCSRTHYKPSAAQTLVIRHMYQNPPVAIAIAEGQMISDELLDKAADHFEEFFEEVFLELMKYGEIEDMIVCDNIGDHIIGNVYIKYSDEAAACRAVTSLSGRYYGGRPIQCEYTPVTDFREARCRQFVEGQCRRGGYCNFMHIKHVPRSLRRKLMTRMYQEFPEYKKRTPRHRSASPYRRKRQTSEERRDMIEQWNRERESKNI; encoded by the exons ATGGCGGAGCATTTGGCTAGGATAATTGGAACTGAGGAAGACAGAGTAAATTGCCCTTTTTTCTGGAAGATCGGAGCCTGTCGCCATGGAGATCAATGTAGCAGAACACATTATAAACCTTCAGCGGCACAAACACTTGTTATTCGTCATATGTACCAAAATCCTCCAGTCGCAATTGCAATCGCTGAAGGACAAATGA tatcGGATGAATTGTTGGATAAGGCGGCGGATCATTTTGAGGAGTTTTTTGAGGAGGTTTTTTTAGAGCTTATGAAGTACGGAGAAATCGAAGATATGATCGTCTGTGATAACATCGGCGATCATATTATCGGAAATGTATACATTAAATACTCTGACGAAGCCGCAGCCTGTAGAGCCGTCACATCTCTCTCCGGCAGATACTACGGTG GTCGTCCGATACAGTGTGAGTATACGCCTGTAACGGATTTTCGTGAGGCTCGTTGTAGGCAATTTGTAGAAGGCCAGTGTAGACGTGGCGGatattgtaattttatgCACATAAAACATGTGCCAAGATCACTGAGAAGAAAATTAATGACCCGAATGTATCAAGAATTCCCAGAATATAAAAAAAGAACTCCACGTCACAG gagtGCGAGTCCTTATAGAAGGAAGCGTCAGACTAGTGAGGAGCGTCGTGATATGATTGAGCAGTGGAATCGTGAACGAGAATccaaaaatatttaa